The following are from one region of the Apostichopus japonicus isolate 1M-3 chromosome 17, ASM3797524v1, whole genome shotgun sequence genome:
- the LOC139985181 gene encoding two pore potassium channel protein sup-9-like — protein sequence MKRQNVRTLLLIVCTFLYLLLGAAVFDALESKHEETEKKRLEDVEKEIQKTYDISETDMENLRNITMKLIPQKAGVQWKFAGSFFFCMTVITTIGYGHSTPRTDGGKIFCMIYSLIGIPLNLVMFQSVGERLNILMGFGIKKIKRCLKFKKAEVSHTELVMIGALTTGFITITGSLAFSKFENWSFLDAYYFVSITLTTIGFGDLVVLQKNNHLQNSPQYVFFSIMYILGALVVVASVMNLLVLRLLTLNTEDERREQQEQAMRQSAVELNHIDSHIAFHSNHNHSSGPLLGGKDIKDRSALYDPYEPSNLLGPDDVHFSLYRQSIYNTQYADLDETLNQFRNSQRSGKRRSV from the exons ATGAAACGGCAAAATGTTCGAACATTGCTGTTAATAGTCTGTACGTTTCTATATTTATTATTGGGTGCAGCAGTTTTTGATGCTTTAGAATCGAAACACGAAGAGACGGAGAAAAAAAGATTGGAAGACGTTGAGAAAGAAATTCAGAAGACATATGATATCTCCGAAACAGATATGGAAAACTTAAGGAATATAACAATGAAATTGATACCACAAAAAGCTGGCGTTCAATGGAAATTTGCTGGATCGTTTTTCTTTTGCATGACAGTTATAACGACAATCG GGTACGGTCATTCGACACCCCGCACCGACGGTGGCAAGATCTTTTGTATGATCTATTCTCTCATCGGAATTCCACTTAATCTGGTCATGTTTCAAAGCGTTGGCGAaagattaaatattttaatgggATTCGGTATCAAGAAGATCAAGAGAtgcttaaaatttaaaaaagcaGAAGTCTCCCATACGGAGTTGGTTATGATTGGTGCATTAACGACTGGATTTATAACCATCACTGGATCTTTAGCATTctctaaatttgaaaattggagTTTCTTAGACGCTTATTATTTCGTGTCGATAACGTTAACCACCATAGGATTTGGAGATCTGGTCGTTCTACAGAAAAATAACCATTTACAAAACTCACCGCAGTACGTCTTCTTTAGTATAATGTACATCTTAGGAGCGCTGGTGGTGGTCGCCTCAGTGATGAATCTTTTAGTGCTCAGGCTGCTCACACTCAACACTGAAGATGAGCGTCGGGAGCAACAGGAGCAAGCCATGCGACAGAGCGCGGTAGAACTCAACCATATCGATTCCCATATTGCCTTTCACTCGAACCATAACCATTCTTCCGGTCCGTTGCTAGGGGGAAAAGATATCAAAGATCGCTCCGCCCTCTATGATCCATATGAACCGAGTAATTTACTTGGACCGGACGATGTCCATTTCTCTTTATACCGACAAAGTATTTATAACACGCAGTACGCAGACTTAGATGAAACACTGAATCAGTTTAGGAACTCACAAAGATCTGGTAAGCGTCGATctgtataa
- the LOC139985063 gene encoding F-box only protein 6-like codes for MMGINASRKERNAVRKDNLEDFGDDECLQAKGQMKVEINGRFVNIPEEIVIVILSFLPVKDLEKCARVSPLFGTLVNSSSLWKLKCEREGKYVKKIMAPCYPSDWRKFYLKEPFSRNLIKNPSGNDNFKHWKKLQDGGDKWLVEKDKGAGSGEKPPELLAIADGKPCNFATSYGWCCKCQVVDLVQEGFEEEMLDRLQPPLKVGDWYAARFDCGNLYNLEVVLHKTKKGGEKDVIDSFEYEEQTPQWAPNDWKEISHVFKDYGPGLRFISFTHKSKDTLFWAGHYGAKMAGSYVKVSFGED; via the exons ATGATGGGTATCAATGCATCAAGAAAAGAACGCAATGCAGTGAGGAAAGACAATTTGGAAGATTTTGGTGACGATGAATGTCTTCAAGCCAAAGGCCAGATGAAGGTGGAGATCAACGGTAGATTTGTTAACATTCCAGAGGAGATTGTAATCGTCATTTTGTCATTCCTACCGGTTAAAGATTTGGAGAAATGTGCCAGAGTTTCACCATTGTTTGGGACGCTTGTAAACAGTTCAAGTCTTTGGAAACTGAAATGCGAAAGAGAGGGGAAATATGTCAAGAAAATTATGGCGCCTTGCTATCCGTCTGATTGGAGGAAATTTTACTTGAAAGAACCATTCAGTAGAAACCTCATCAAAAATCCAAGTGGAAATG ATAATTTCAAGCACTGGAAGAAATTGCAAGATGGTGGAGATAAGTGGTTAGTCGAGAAGGACAAAGGGGCAGGCAGTGGGGAAAAACCACCAGAATTACTGGCCATAGCCGATGGCAAACCTTGCAACTTTGCTACTTCTTACGGCTGGTGCTGTAAATGTCAAGTGGTTGACTTGGTACAGGAAGGGTTTGAGGAAGAAATGTTGGACCGCTTACAGCCGCCGTTAAAAGTTGGAGACTG GTATGCAGCCAGATTTGACTGTGGCAATTTGTACAATTTGGAAGTGGTGTTGCACAAAACCAAGAAAGGAGGAGAAAAAGATGTTATCGACTCTTTTGAATATGAAGAACAGACTCCACAGTGGGCGCCCAATGACTGGAAAGAG ATTTCTCATGTATTTAAAGACTATGGCCCTGGCTTGAGATTCATCAGTTTTACCCACAAAAGCAAAGACACTCTGTTCTGGGCAGGCCACTATGGTGCCAAGATGGCAGGCTCTTATGTCAAAGTGTCCTTTGGTGAGGACTAG
- the LOC139985064 gene encoding uncharacterized protein, giving the protein MNDREQHHPTLRSLLVTGILQIIGGAVLAFSAIVLVIVLYGVPERNHLDYPVSGLWSGAWTIIVGFVGVLASSRPGVMRGAYMVLSLMTIPPVTVAVALGAAAAANNVHYYLLHPGYKDYDVSVDDGYDRYNQQLGISLTKMIFHLLVCLVGCSEITIALLASAFCCNGLCPGNTIKETSNNNTSYQPPDDHSYVYPPPTINMEQLPEPPTDEAVDKV; this is encoded by the exons ATGAATGATAGAGAGCAACATCACCCGACGTTGAGAAGTCTATTAGTTACTGGAATATTGCAGATAATTGGCGGCGCTGTACTCGCATTTAGTGCTATTGTCTTGGTTATAGTACTGTACGGTGTACCCGAAAGGAATCACCTGGATTACCCTGTCAGTGGACTGTGgtcgggagct TGGACGATAATAGTTGGTTTTGTTGGGGTTCTCGCATCTTCCCGTCCAGGAGTGATG AGAGGAGCATATATGGTACTTTCGCTGATGACAATACCACCTGTCACCGTTGCCGTCGCACTAGGTGCGGCTGCTGCGGCCAACAATGTGCATTACTACCTGCTGCATCCGGGCTATAAGGACTATGATGTCTCAGTCGATGACGGCTATGACCGTTATAATCAACAG ctgGGAATATCATTGACAAAAATGATCTTCCATCTATTGGTATGCTTGGTTGGTTGTTCCGAAATAACGATTGCGCTTTTGGCTTCGGCTTTCTGTTGTAATGGACTATGTCCCGGTAACACAATCAAAGAGACGAGCAACAACAAT ACCAGCTACCAGCCGCCCGATGACCACAGTTACGTGTACCCACCACCAACCATTAACATGGAACAATTACCAGAACCTCCCACCGACGAAGCTGTCGATAAGGTTTAA
- the LOC139985062 gene encoding transmembrane protein 26-like, protein MKLGVLLTPSKAIITRCLFAAHNIVTIIQVADIKDNQKFLFLGFTLVILLLEAIFTMVKNKGQEWKWFSPSVFIFLVGSVPGIWLLELEIIKKTDQSVCSPDQTLSIENDGDRLEIIEQVLVLVLIVGRWILPKGQISRDELSQLLLVYIGMAADIIETLDVLELKEVQTNDSLVLVILSLWSWSLLQFTIVMTAKKRRLTREERIHLLKQAERKERVFNRAIFKRFHGIVGMAISNKRLTNESLRCLQTHPSVIIPIRPEDEVNEEEEIKPKCVCLESEVWAIVTTMLLQDGPFLILRLILIFHFRVVSQFNIFFVCKNSLVLCLQTYRLIVLQVEKKSKVKPEGDTAAQELWAKGIEGNRYAMPREASRDPYTGLVYNIP, encoded by the exons ATGAAGTTGGGTGTGTTGCTGACGCCTTCCAAGGCTATCATAACTAGATGTTTATTCGCTGCTCATAACATCGTTACCATTATTCAAGTAGCTGACATTAAAGACAACCAAAAATTTCTTTTCCTCGGATTCACATTGGTAATTCTCCTTTTGGAAGCCATCTTTACAATGGTGAAGAACAAAGGACAGGAATGGAAGTG GTTTAGTCCTAGTGTGTTCATCTTTCTGGTTGGCTCTGTGCCAGGGATCTGGCTTCTTGAGCTCGAGATTATAAAGAAGACAGATCAATCCGTGTGTTCACCG GATCAAACCCTTAGCATCGAAAACGACGGGGACCGGCTGGAAATTATCGAGCAAGTCTTGGTCCTGGTTCTGATCGTAGGTCGCTGGATTCTACCAAAAGGTCAAATATCAAGAGACGAACTTTCCCAACTTCTTCTAGTCTACATCGGAATGGCGGCAGATATCATAGAGACGCTCGATGTGTTAGAACTAAAAGAGGTACAAACTAACGATAGTCTCGTTCTGGTAATTCTTTCTCTGTGGAGTTGGAGTTTGTTACAATTTACCATTGTAATGACTGCTAAAAAGAGACGGCTGACAAGAGAAGAGAGAATACATCTACTAAAACAGGctgaaaggaaagaaagagTGTTTAATCGCGCCATTTTTAAACGTTTCCATGGTATCGTAGGTATGGCAATTTCAAATAAACGTTTGACCAATGAGAGCCTCAGATGTCTACAAACCCATCCAAGTGTTATAATACCCATTAGGCCTGAGGATGAGGTGAATGAAGAGGAAGAAATCAAACCAAAATGCGTCTGTTTAGAGTCGGAAGTCTGGGCCATAGTGACAACGATGCTTCTACAGGACGGCCCATTCCTCATTCTTAGATTGATACTGATTTTTCATTTTAGAGTTGTCAGCcagttcaatattttttttgtctgcAAAAATTCGTTAGTTTTGTGCTTACAAACTTATCGATTGATAGTACTGCAGGTCGAAAAGAAGTCTAAAGTAAAGCCCGAGGGTGATACCGCCGCCCAAGAACTATGGGCGAAGGGAATAGAAGGGAACAGATACGCCATGCCTCGAGAGGCGTCACGTGATCCTTACACGGGGTTGGTCTATAACATACCATAA